GCTGCTGCACACACATCACCACCACCTCCGTAGAGCTCGGTTTCCGCGGCAACGCAGGATCCTGGTGTATGTGTGTTCGTGTGTCGCTGTCTTCTGTATAATTACTTGGGCTAATGTGGCTCGCGGGGATATAGAGGGGCATCGGGGTGGGGGTTTAAATAATGCTGTACCACTGTACAGCACACAAGATGAAAGATTCCCTTGTTTCAAGTCACCCTACATTAGCTCATCTCAAATACTGAACATTGTTTGTTAGTTATGTATGCCTGTATAGAATGTTCCATGTAAGACCATGTTCTACTATGTTATGTGTTGTAAGACCATGTTCTACTATGTTATGTGTTGTAAGACCATGTTCTACTATGTTATGTCATGTAAGACCATGTTCTACTATGTTAAGTCATGTACGACCATGTTCTACTATGTTATGTGTTGTAAGACCATGTTCTACTATGTTAAGTCATGTACGACCATGTTCTACTATGTTATGTGTTGTAAGACCATGTTCTACTATGTTAAGTCATGTAAGACCATGTTCTATTATGTTAAGTCATATAAGACCATGTTCTACTATGTTAAGTCATCTTAGACCATGTTCTACTATGTTATGTGTTTTAAGACCATGTTCTACTTTGTTATGTGTTGTAAGACCATGTTCTACTATGTTAAGTCATGTAAGACCATGTTCTACTATGTTAAGTCATATAAGACCATGTTCTACTATGTTAAGTCATCTTAGACCATGTTCTACTATGTTATGTGTTGtaagaccatgttctactaagTTAAGTCATGTAAGACCATGTTCTACTATGTTAAGTCATGTAAGACCATGTTCTACTATGTTAAGTCATgcaggaccatgttctactatgtTAAGTCATGTAAGACCATGTTCTACTATGTTATGTGTTGtaagaccatgttctactaagTTAAGTCATGTAAGACCATGTTCTATTATGTTAAGTCATATAAGACCATGTTCTACTATGTTAAGTCATCTTAGACCATGTTCTACTATGTTATGTGTTTTAATACCATGTTCTACTATGTTATGTGTTGTAAGACCATGTTCTACTATGTTAAGTCATGTAAGACCATGTTCTACTATGTTAAGTCATATAAGACCATGTTCTACTATGTTAAGTAATCTTAGACCATGTTCTACTATGTTATGTGTTGtaagaccatgttctactaagTTAAGTCATGTAAGACCATGTTCTACTATGTTAAGTCATGTAAGACCATGTTCTACTATGTTAAGTCATgcaggaccatgttctactatgtTAAGTCATGTAAGACCATGTTCTACTATGTTATGTGTTGtaagaccatgttctactaagTTAAGTCATGTAAGACCATGTTCTACTAGGTTAAGTCATGTTAGACCATGTTCTACTATGTTAAGTCATGTAAGACCATGTTCTACTATGTTAAGTCATATAAGACCATGGTCTACTATGTTAAGTCATCTTAGACCATTTCCTGCTATGTTATGTGTTGTAAGACCATGTTCTAATATGTTATGTCATGTAAGACCATGTTCTACTATGTTAAGTCATGTAAGACCATGTTCTACTATGTTATGTGTTGTAAGACCATGTTCTACTATGTTAAGTCATGTAAGACCATGTTGTACTATGTTATGTGTTGTAAGACCATGTTCTACTATGTTAAGTCATGTAAGACCATGTTCTACTATGTTAAGTCATGTGTTACAAGTGATGAGAGATAGGGTCTtctcccaagtggcaccctattgcctatataggcCACTGCTGTTGGGCCCTGGTCACAAGTCCCCTCAGAGATAAATACAGGGTTCTTATTGCACCTTAGAGATAAATACAGGGTTCTTATTGCCTCTCAGAGATAAATACAGGGTTCTTATTTCGCCTCAGAGATAAATACAGGGTTCTTATTGCCCCTCAGAGATAAATACAGGGTTCTTATTGCCCCTCAGAGATAAATACAGAGTTCTTATTTCCCCTCAGAGATAAATACAGGGTTCTTATTGCCCCTCAGAGATAAATACAGAGTTCTTATTTCCCCTCAGAGATAAATACAGGGTTCTTATTTCCCCTCAGAGATAAATACAGGGTTCTTATTGCCCCTCAGAGATAAATACAGAGTTCTTATTTCCCCTCAGAGATAAATACAGGGTTCTTATTGCCCCTCAGAGATAAATACAGGGTTCTTATTTCCCATCAGAGATAAATACAGGGTTCTTATTGCCCCTCAGAGATAAATACAGGGTTCTTATTTCCCATCAGAGATAAATACAGGGTTCTTATTTCCCATCAGAGATAAATACAGGGTTCTTATTGCCCCTCAGAGATAAATACAGAGTTCTTATTTCCCCTCAGAGATAAATACAGGGTTCTTATTGCCCCTCAGAGATAAATACAGGGTTCTTATTTCCCATCAGAGATAAATACAGGGTTCTTATTGCCCCTCAGAGATAAATACAGGGTTCTTATTGCCCCTCAGAGATATATACAGGGTTCTTATTTCCCATCAGAGATAAATACAGGGTTCTTATTTCCCCTCAGAGATAAATACAGGGTTCTTATTTCCCCTCAGAGATAAATACAGAGTTCTTATTTCCCCTCAGAGATAAATACAGGGTTCTTATTTCCCATCAGAGATAAATACAGGGTTCTTATTTCCCATCAGAGATAAATACAGGGTTCTTATTTCCCATCAGAGATAAATACAGGGTTCTTATTTCCCCTCAGAGATAAATACAGGGTTCTTATTTCCCCTCAGAGATAAATACAGAGTTCTTATTTCCCCTCAGAGATAAATACAGGGTTCTTATTTCCCATCAGAGATAAATACAGGGTTCTTATTTCCCATCAGAGATAAATACAGGGTTCTTATTTCCCATCAGAGATAAATACAGGGTTCTTATTTCCCCTCAGAGATAAATACAGAGTTCTTATTGCCCCTCAGAGATAAATACAGGGTTCTTATTTCCCATCAGAGATAAATACAGGGTTCTTATTTCCCATCAGAGATAAATACAGGGTTCTTATTTCCCATCAGAGATAAATACAGGGTTCTTATTTCCCCTCAGAGATAAATACAGAGTTCTTATTGCCCCTCAGAGATAAATACAGGGTTCTTATTTCCCATCAGAGATAAATACAGGGTTCTTATTTCCCATCAGAGATAAATACAGGGTTCTTATTTCCCATCAGAGATAAATACAGGGTTCTTATTTCCCATCAGAGATAAATACAGGGTTCTTATTTCCCATCAGAGATAAATACAGGGTTCTTATTGCCCCTCAGAGATAAATACAGGGTTCTTATTGCCCCTCAGAGATAAATACAGAGTTCTTATTTCCCCTCAGAGATAAATACAGGGTTCTTATTGCCCCTCAGAGATAAATACAGGGTTCTTATTTCCCATCAGAGATAAATACAGGGTTCTTATTTCCCATCAGAGATAAATACAGGGTTCTTATTTCCCATCAGAGATAAATACAGGGTTCTTATTTCCCCTCAGAGATAAATACAGGGTTCTTATTTCCCATCAGAGATAAATACAGGGTTCTTATTTCCCATCAGAGATAAATACAGGGTTCTTATTTCCCATCAGAGATAAATACAGGGTTCTTATTTCCCATCAGAGATAAATACAGGGTTCTTATTTCCCCTCAGAGATAAATACAGGGTTCTTATTTCCCATCAGAGATAAATACAGGGTTCTTTCattgatttgaattgaattgtgtgtgtgtgagtataagAGAGTTCACAAAttgctgtgttgtgtgttttaTCTCTCCAGGTGTGTGGGAGTGAAAGAGATTGTGCGGTTCGGAGCTGATAGCTGACGGAGCTGTTAGCTGACAGAGCCGATAGCCGACGGAGCTGATAGCTGACGGAACTGATAGCTGACGGAACTGATAGCTGACAGAGCCGATAGCCGACGGAGCTGATAGCTGACGGAACTGATAGCTGACGGAACCGATAGCTGACGGAGCCGATAGCTGACGGAGCTGATAGCTGACAGAGCCGATAGCCGACGGAGCTGATAGCTGACGGAACTGATAGCTCACGAAACCGATAGCTGACGGAGCTGATAGCTGACGGAGCTGATAGCTAACGGAGCTGATAGCTGACGGAACCGATAGCTGACGGAGCTGATAGCTGACAGAGCTGTAGTAGGATGAGATGAGAGAGGATGGAACACTCGGACAGCCCCGCCTCCCACAGCAGCGACCCCAACGGGTTCGTCAATAAAGTCTTCATCGTGTCTCTGGATGTGCAGAATGAGACTGGCACCGTATCTATCCAGGAGACTGGgaagggagagggacagggagagggtcAAGGAGAAGGCCAAGCCCAGAGAGAGTGGCAGGAGACTGGGGATAGACAGGCATTGAACCAGGCACACCCTCAGACCCCTGGAAAGGAGCGCTCGGAGGTCAACCGTAGAACAAGAGCGACTGGGGGAATCTGGAAGATCTTGACCCAGCGTAGAGTGGCCTCAGAGCTGGATAACAGAAGACCTCACTCCATGATCCTCCCCGGAGAGGAGGCCTCCATCCCTAAACTGTCCTTTGCTGACAAGGTCCGCTCCATCAAGAAGCTCCGCTCTCTGGGTGTCTTCAAGGGGAGGGTGGGAAAGATGTCTGGGTCCAGCACTAagttcagagacagagagacggaggacGACTCTTTCTGCCGGGACTTCCTCCCCTCGCCCGGCCTGCACCCCTGTAGGAGCACACTCCGCCACCGTGCAAAGCGGCACTCGTATGCCGGACACACCGCCGAGTTCGACTGCTCATTTGAGGACATTGATCTGACAGCTACCCTGGACAGACACCATCTTCACTCACTAGTGGAGCCTCTTACCCAGAACGGCTCTAAGCCCACAGAGAGAGTCTCCGACTCCAAGAGACCTCAGGTCCAGGCTCAGGCGCAGGCCAACCACTCCTCTAACTGTAACAGTACCTCAGCAGGAGTGTGTGAAGAGCAGAGTGTGAGGGGCAGCCCCAAGGTCCAGCTGGGTGGGAGGAGATCTAAGAGAGCTGACGTGTGGAGTTACCTGAGGAGGATCTCTGTCCTGGGGAAGGGGAACCCGGCCTACTCAGAGAGGAGTTTTGACTCAGAGCTCCACACACTGGACAAGACCATGGACTCTGACTACGGCTCGGTGGACTTCGAGA
The nucleotide sequence above comes from Salmo trutta unplaced genomic scaffold, fSalTru1.1, whole genome shotgun sequence. Encoded proteins:
- the LOC115185004 gene encoding uncharacterized protein LOC115185004 yields the protein MEHSDSPASHSSDPNGFVNKVFIVSLDVQNETGTVSIQETGKGEGQGEGQGEGQAQREWQETGDRQALNQAHPQTPGKERSEVNRRTRATGGIWKILTQRRVASELDNRRPHSMILPGEEASIPKLSFADKVRSIKKLRSLGVFKGRVGKMSGSSTKFRDRETEDDSFCRDFLPSPGLHPCRSTLRHRAKRHSYAGHTAEFDCSFEDIDLTATLDRHHLHSLVEPLTQNGSKPTERVSDSKRPQVQAQAQANHSSNCNSTSAGVCEEQSVRGSPKVQLGGRRSKRADVWSYLRRISVLGKGNPAYSERSFDSELHTLDKTMDSDYGSVDFESVRDFQPAAPKHSDSKGGHFGGLIKFFSNVTETARKWRTSSRSFSPPEEGGEQSPLGSPRAGQHLGDYVHSVSLTLRSENHPECPPTPASPLTPHPPRSPACDPASPPPLVGRRSPQVMLKAWRVSPDSSSVIGLVCVSSLETDRQMDRQTERQMRHTSVATVENHEPHSRLERETQKERETEVDRDPLECLSTVEERKREGGEGGEGHSGNYLDSKDALTVSEQTHLPNGQSELREGEIVATREPAGNCHQEVFKVSMLMINMKTVVCSTPLI